The Legionella cincinnatiensis genome includes a region encoding these proteins:
- a CDS encoding ankyrin repeat domain-containing protein yields the protein MKTTDDKHSKRKEHQKDSLHTTEDATQQMVSEIVEYCRKGSKWGVRAILDTVKEQQRGFLLNQHDRFGDTALTAAASGGHNGLLQYLLEIPGVDPNITTEGTRFTPLILAAAHGNSQIVDNLIKLSAINPEIKDINQMTAAEEATYSGHLEISTMITNRKI from the coding sequence ATGAAAACTACAGATGACAAACATAGCAAAAGAAAAGAACATCAAAAAGATAGTTTGCATACTACTGAAGATGCTACTCAGCAAATGGTATCAGAAATAGTGGAATATTGCAGAAAAGGGAGTAAGTGGGGTGTAAGAGCGATTCTCGATACAGTTAAAGAGCAACAACGTGGCTTTCTGTTAAATCAACACGATCGTTTTGGCGATACAGCACTAACAGCTGCTGCATCTGGGGGGCATAATGGTTTGCTGCAATACTTACTTGAAATACCTGGTGTAGATCCCAACATAACCACTGAGGGAACAAGATTTACACCACTCATCCTTGCTGCAGCCCACGGAAATTCCCAGATAGTCGACAATTTAATTAAATTATCAGCAATAAATCCAGAAATAAAAGATATTAATCAAATGACCGCTGCTGAAGAAGCAACCTATTCTGGTCATTTAGAAATATCAACCATGATCACAAATAGAAAAATATAA
- a CDS encoding IS4 family transposase, whose product MNKISELKRILGENLPWNKARLDCFARMLLALYVVRTVNLSELAVAFASKAEVSSRYKRLQRFFRQFKIDYTIFARLIFKLFFSNTQKIYLTIDRTNWYWGKQKINIFMLGVAYEGISIPLFWTCLPKAGSSNIKEQKALINRFLKCFGSSQIMGLLGDREFGSGGLFNWLNKKNIPFYIRIKEGSMVHIKKKKLFTAKKIFKELKPKEHKVFDVAVELFGQRVFIAGARSEKGELMIVATNQSPKNAIPIYLRRWEIECLFHALKGRGFRFEETHMTSLERVEKLMAVLALGMCWAHKIGEWRARNKKAIKINRHRENNRPQNSFFRYGLDFIRDLLINPCKKVSQFRICISELFNFNTLQMLRS is encoded by the coding sequence ATGAATAAAATCAGCGAGTTGAAGAGAATATTAGGTGAAAACCTTCCTTGGAACAAGGCCAGATTAGATTGTTTTGCACGCATGCTACTGGCTTTATATGTGGTTCGCACAGTCAATTTAAGTGAACTAGCAGTGGCTTTTGCATCGAAAGCGGAAGTGAGTTCTCGTTATAAACGACTTCAACGCTTTTTCAGGCAATTCAAAATCGATTACACAATTTTTGCGCGGTTAATCTTTAAATTATTTTTTTCTAACACACAAAAAATCTATTTAACAATAGATAGAACCAATTGGTATTGGGGGAAACAAAAGATCAATATTTTTATGTTAGGTGTTGCGTATGAAGGAATATCTATTCCTTTGTTTTGGACTTGTCTTCCTAAGGCAGGAAGCTCAAATATAAAAGAACAAAAAGCATTAATAAATCGATTTTTAAAGTGTTTTGGTTCTTCTCAAATTATGGGCCTATTAGGTGATCGTGAATTTGGCAGTGGTGGTTTATTTAATTGGTTAAATAAAAAGAATATCCCCTTTTATATTCGGATTAAAGAAGGCTCAATGGTGCATATTAAGAAGAAAAAATTATTTACTGCTAAAAAAATATTCAAAGAATTAAAACCTAAAGAACACAAAGTATTTGATGTAGCAGTAGAGTTATTTGGGCAACGAGTTTTCATTGCGGGAGCACGCTCTGAAAAAGGTGAGTTAATGATTGTTGCAACGAATCAATCTCCTAAAAATGCAATTCCAATCTATCTTAGAAGATGGGAGATAGAATGTCTTTTTCATGCTTTAAAAGGACGAGGTTTTCGTTTTGAGGAAACTCACATGACCTCCTTAGAACGCGTTGAAAAATTAATGGCTGTTTTAGCACTTGGTATGTGTTGGGCGCATAAAATAGGCGAATGGAGGGCACGTAATAAAAAAGCCATTAAAATAAATCGGCATCGTGAAAATAATCGCCCTCAAAATAGCTTTTTTCGCTATGGTTTAGATTTTATACGGGATTTACTCATTAATCCTTGTAAGAAAGTATCTCAATTTAGAATATGTATATCCGAATTATTTAATTTTAATACACTACAGATGCTTAGATCATAA
- a CDS encoding MFS transporter yields the protein MKKNGSKINIFTFILIWSMWLLASLTYFHQYFLRQVVSTLSHYLINDFFLTIVDLTDLAALFFIAYVITLPFSGVLIDRYGVKRMLPLALIIAAISCFLFYLAKTDIELIIARLLMGAYATFTLLSSYTVIRKYFPTHLFPLLSGLTLTIGLIGAICGSFILLKFTTPFNWRDSLIYAGFFALALALLFFISVHLHDAKHGKHKSNNTNIKIFFKDCTFFLKKWSNWFTGFYGGCILTPIIAFASFWATPFLTLHYHMNQLKSTYFISSAFIGYALGAPIIAVLAQKVGLKKMMILSSACASTVLILITTANFNEFFLMICFLLLGFTAGAFSLSTILIKLSIPDDITASAFSFNTMIAQLFGAFILWAMGEIIYYFHKTNLVNKQNLYSETVLQHTMYLLIMVSLLGLVIACIIPSLKKESAK from the coding sequence ATGAAAAAAAATGGTAGTAAAATTAATATATTCACATTCATCTTAATATGGTCAATGTGGCTTTTAGCCAGTTTAACTTATTTCCATCAGTATTTTTTACGTCAAGTAGTCAGCACTTTGTCTCATTATTTAATCAATGATTTTTTCCTAACTATTGTTGATCTAACCGATTTAGCAGCTCTTTTCTTCATAGCCTACGTTATTACTTTACCCTTTAGTGGGGTTTTAATTGATCGTTACGGCGTAAAAAGAATGTTACCTCTGGCATTGATAATAGCTGCGATATCCTGTTTTTTATTCTACCTAGCTAAAACTGATATTGAATTAATCATAGCCCGCTTGTTGATGGGTGCATATGCAACTTTTACACTACTTTCTTCTTACACCGTTATTAGAAAATATTTCCCTACCCATCTATTCCCATTACTCTCTGGTTTAACCCTCACCATAGGTTTAATAGGCGCTATTTGTGGTAGTTTTATTCTTCTCAAATTCACTACCCCATTTAATTGGCGTGATTCCTTAATTTATGCAGGTTTCTTTGCTTTAGCACTTGCATTACTGTTCTTTATTTCTGTCCACTTACATGATGCAAAACACGGTAAGCATAAAAGCAATAATACAAATATTAAAATTTTTTTTAAGGACTGCACCTTTTTTTTAAAGAAATGGAGTAACTGGTTCACTGGCTTTTATGGAGGTTGTATTCTTACGCCTATCATTGCTTTTGCAAGTTTCTGGGCAACACCATTTCTAACCCTTCATTATCATATGAATCAATTAAAATCGACCTATTTTATTTCATCTGCTTTTATTGGCTATGCGCTGGGTGCTCCAATTATTGCTGTTTTAGCTCAAAAAGTTGGCCTAAAAAAAATGATGATTCTCTCCTCTGCTTGTGCTTCCACTGTGTTAATTTTAATAACGACTGCTAATTTCAACGAGTTTTTCTTAATGATTTGTTTCTTATTATTAGGTTTTACTGCTGGTGCATTTTCTTTAAGTACTATTCTAATAAAACTATCCATTCCTGACGATATTACGGCCAGTGCTTTTAGCTTTAATACTATGATAGCTCAGTTATTTGGTGCCTTTATCTTATGGGCAATGGGAGAAATTATTTATTATTTTCATAAAACGAATCTCGTAAATAAACAAAATCTATATTCAGAAACAGTACTCCAACATACCATGTATTTACTCATTATGGTTTCCTTGTTAGGCCTAGTTATTGCCTGTATTATACCGTCTCTAAAAAAAGAGTCCGCGAAATAA
- a CDS encoding YciI family protein — translation MYEEFPFENYYAFICSDNNGSIAKRKIAREAHVARLNHLKEEGRLLLAGPLLNPEHLDIPTGGLIIAQFNTLEKATAWLNEEPYLKTNAYKKVNVHAFKNVFIRSPT, via the coding sequence ATGTATGAAGAATTTCCTTTTGAGAATTATTATGCCTTTATATGTAGCGATAATAATGGCTCTATCGCAAAAAGAAAAATAGCTCGGGAAGCACATGTTGCTCGCCTGAATCACTTAAAAGAAGAAGGAAGACTTTTATTAGCAGGCCCCCTTCTTAATCCAGAACATTTAGACATCCCCACAGGTGGCTTAATCATTGCACAATTTAATACTTTGGAGAAAGCAACAGCATGGTTAAATGAGGAGCCTTATTTAAAGACAAACGCTTATAAAAAAGTGAACGTCCATGCGTTTAAAAATGTATTTATTAGATCCCCAACTTGA
- a CDS encoding PRC-barrel domain-containing protein, whose translation MMNLVNSNNVVGIGVENSAGEDLGQIEALMIDKISGQVAYVVLSFGGFLGLGDKLFALPWKVFSYDSVLEKFILNIDKEKLKNSPGFDKENWPDMNADSFAQAIRNYYVEPL comes from the coding sequence ATGATGAATCTTGTAAACTCAAATAATGTAGTAGGTATTGGTGTAGAAAACTCTGCAGGAGAAGACCTAGGACAAATTGAAGCACTTATGATCGATAAAATCAGCGGTCAAGTGGCTTATGTTGTTCTTTCTTTCGGTGGATTTTTAGGCTTAGGTGACAAATTATTTGCTCTGCCTTGGAAAGTTTTTTCTTATGATTCAGTACTTGAAAAATTTATTTTAAATATAGATAAAGAAAAACTTAAAAATTCTCCTGGATTTGACAAGGAGAATTGGCCTGATATGAATGCGGATTCCTTTGCTCAAGCAATAAGAAACTATTATGTTGAGCCTTTATAG
- a CDS encoding pyridoxine/pyridoxamine 5'-phosphate oxidase: MPFNQLINWLNKEKELGIEQPQCAVLATCTSSGIPHSRVVAIREIEIDSLLFFTQKGTQKVIELLANPAATLNFLFAKQQRQVIIEGWAKPISSEENEYYWNHLPRERQLRFSTYASTSGQVIQDLRQLDKRKQELNEQFFNQPIPMSEYYCGFRFIPETFIFYTIAPISFSEVIRYCREEKEYWRKELLSP, from the coding sequence ATGCCTTTTAATCAGTTAATCAATTGGTTGAATAAAGAAAAAGAGTTAGGTATTGAACAACCCCAGTGCGCTGTTTTAGCAACATGCACTTCTTCAGGGATACCTCATAGCCGAGTTGTTGCTATTCGAGAAATAGAAATAGATAGTCTTTTATTTTTTACACAAAAAGGAACACAAAAGGTTATCGAATTGCTTGCTAATCCTGCAGCAACCCTAAATTTTTTATTTGCAAAACAACAACGCCAAGTAATTATTGAAGGGTGGGCAAAGCCAATTTCTTCAGAAGAAAATGAGTACTATTGGAATCATTTACCACGAGAACGACAATTGCGATTTTCAACTTACGCCTCCACGTCAGGCCAGGTGATTCAGGATTTGCGTCAATTAGACAAGCGAAAACAAGAACTCAATGAACAATTTTTTAATCAACCTATTCCCATGAGTGAATATTATTGTGGCTTTCGTTTTATTCCTGAAACGTTTATTTTTTATACTATAGCACCCATTTCTTTTTCAGAAGTGATTCGCTATTGCAGGGAAGAAAAAGAGTACTGGAGAAAAGAATTACTATCCCCCTAA
- the ligA gene encoding NAD-dependent DNA ligase LigA — MIIDEIKEQVTKLKDKIRQYDYHYYVLDEPLVPDAEYDRCFRALQDLETKHPELLTADSPTQRVGGTPADAFAPVTHRQPMLSLSNVFSEEELQAFIKRATEKLDEPVQQLIFTCEPKLDGLAVSITYEHGILVYAATRGDGTTGENITANIKTIAAIPLVLRTNKPPRFIEIRGEVYMPKAGFEEYNKKAKESGEKIFANPRNAAAGSLRQLNPAVTASRPLAIYCYGIGACEDYRLPGTHWEQLQLLKEFGFRVSSESKKEVGINGCLDYYRNMLAKRDDLPFEIDGVVYKIDSIPLQQQLGFISRAPRFACAHKFPATEEITEILAVNFQVGRTGALTPVARLAPVNVAGVTVSNATLHNMDEITRKDIRIGDKVIIRRAGDVIPEVVSVVLEHRPADTKTICLPLKCPVCDSDVVREEGEAVARCIGGLFCKAQLKRMMWHFASRKAMHIEGLGSVLIEQLVDEGIVRHLPDLYMLDVSTLANLPRMGEKSAKNLLQALEHSKKTTLSRFLYALGIREIGEASARVLAEHFGDIEVISKATEEELMDLEDMGPVGAANIVHFFAQTHNLQVIQRLLELGIHWPKIEKKQQDKEHPLFGKTVVLTGTLNTLSREEAKAKLLMVGAKVSGSVSVKTDYVIAGTEAGSKLDKANNLGVSILDEEQFLHLL, encoded by the coding sequence ATGATTATTGATGAAATAAAGGAACAAGTGACAAAGCTAAAAGATAAGATAAGACAGTATGATTATCATTACTATGTACTGGATGAACCCTTAGTACCTGATGCTGAGTATGATCGTTGTTTTCGCGCTTTACAAGATTTGGAAACGAAGCATCCTGAATTATTGACCGCTGACTCACCGACGCAACGTGTTGGTGGTACTCCTGCAGATGCTTTTGCACCAGTAACCCATAGACAGCCTATGTTGTCCTTGTCAAATGTCTTCAGCGAAGAAGAATTACAGGCATTTATTAAACGAGCCACTGAAAAATTAGATGAACCTGTTCAGCAATTAATTTTTACGTGTGAGCCAAAATTAGATGGTCTTGCTGTAAGTATTACTTATGAACATGGAATACTAGTTTATGCAGCTACTCGTGGCGATGGGACTACAGGTGAAAATATTACTGCCAATATTAAAACTATTGCAGCGATACCTTTGGTTTTAAGAACCAATAAGCCACCGCGTTTTATTGAAATACGCGGTGAAGTATATATGCCAAAAGCGGGATTTGAGGAATACAATAAAAAAGCTAAAGAGTCAGGTGAAAAAATCTTTGCAAATCCACGTAATGCAGCTGCAGGAAGCTTACGGCAATTGAATCCTGCAGTAACAGCAAGCAGACCATTAGCGATTTATTGTTATGGTATTGGCGCTTGTGAAGATTATCGTTTACCAGGCACCCATTGGGAGCAATTACAATTATTAAAAGAGTTTGGTTTTAGAGTTTCCTCTGAATCAAAAAAAGAGGTAGGGATTAACGGTTGCTTGGATTATTACCGTAATATGCTCGCCAAGCGTGATGATCTTCCCTTTGAAATCGATGGTGTTGTTTATAAAATAGATAGTATTCCTTTGCAACAGCAATTAGGTTTTATTTCGCGAGCCCCACGTTTTGCTTGCGCCCATAAATTTCCAGCTACTGAAGAAATAACAGAGATTCTAGCAGTTAACTTTCAAGTTGGGAGAACGGGGGCTTTAACTCCAGTGGCTCGTTTAGCTCCAGTGAATGTCGCTGGAGTTACTGTGAGTAATGCCACCTTACATAATATGGATGAAATTACCAGGAAAGATATTCGAATAGGGGATAAAGTGATTATTCGTCGGGCCGGCGATGTTATTCCTGAGGTGGTTTCAGTTGTTTTAGAACATCGACCGGCAGATACCAAGACGATTTGTTTACCTCTAAAATGCCCTGTCTGTGATTCGGATGTCGTTCGAGAGGAGGGAGAGGCAGTTGCTCGTTGTATAGGTGGTTTATTTTGCAAGGCTCAATTAAAAAGAATGATGTGGCATTTTGCTTCACGTAAGGCAATGCATATTGAAGGATTAGGTTCTGTTTTAATTGAACAATTAGTGGACGAAGGTATTGTACGTCATCTCCCAGATCTTTATATGCTTGATGTTTCTACGTTAGCAAATCTTCCACGTATGGGTGAGAAGTCAGCAAAAAACTTATTACAAGCATTAGAACATAGTAAGAAGACTACATTAAGTCGTTTTCTTTATGCTTTAGGAATTCGCGAAATTGGTGAAGCAAGTGCTCGGGTATTAGCAGAACATTTTGGAGATATTGAAGTCATTTCGAAAGCAACAGAAGAAGAACTCATGGATTTGGAAGATATGGGTCCGGTTGGGGCTGCGAATATAGTACATTTTTTTGCACAAACCCATAATCTGCAAGTGATTCAGCGCTTGTTAGAACTTGGGATTCATTGGCCAAAAATTGAGAAAAAACAACAGGATAAGGAACATCCTTTGTTTGGGAAAACAGTGGTACTCACTGGAACCTTAAATACACTGAGTCGTGAAGAGGCTAAAGCGAAATTACTCATGGTGGGCGCTAAAGTAAGTGGGAGTGTCTCGGTGAAAACAGATTATGTGATTGCTGGTACTGAAGCAGGCTCCAAGCTTGATAAAGCGAATAATTTAGGGGTTTCCATTTTAGATGAAGAACAATTTCTTCATCTATTATAA
- a CDS encoding ABC transporter permease: protein MIKYLLRRITYSIPILLGINLLTFILFFMVNTPDDIARMHLGQKYVEQQVIDDWKMTHGYNLPLFYNEQKNGMQKVTETLFFQKSMKLFTFDFGISDAGRDISEDITYRMWPSLSIALPVLFLNIISNIIIAMAMAFFRGTYLDLTGVIICIILMSISSLFYIIGGQYLFGKLLRLVPISGYDGGFDALKFVILPITVAVLSGLGAGGRWYRTLFLEEINKDYVKTARAKGLSEQRVMFIHVLKNAMLPILTGVVVLIPSLFMGSLILESFFGVPGLGSYTIDAIQQQDFAIVRAMVFLGSILYIIGLVLTDFSYMLVDPRVKLS, encoded by the coding sequence ATGATTAAGTATTTGTTACGTCGAATTACTTATTCAATTCCCATTCTTTTGGGGATTAATTTGCTTACTTTTATTTTGTTTTTTATGGTGAATACACCTGACGATATTGCCCGCATGCACCTAGGACAAAAATATGTTGAACAGCAAGTGATCGATGATTGGAAAATGACACATGGGTATAATTTACCCTTGTTTTATAATGAGCAAAAAAATGGAATGCAAAAAGTAACAGAAACTTTATTTTTTCAAAAATCCATGAAGCTCTTTACTTTTGATTTTGGTATTTCTGATGCGGGGCGTGACATTAGTGAAGACATTACTTATAGAATGTGGCCTAGCCTTTCAATTGCGTTACCGGTTTTATTTCTGAATATCATCAGCAATATTATTATAGCTATGGCTATGGCATTTTTTAGAGGAACATATCTTGATTTAACGGGTGTGATCATTTGTATTATTTTAATGTCGATTTCCAGTTTGTTTTATATTATTGGAGGCCAATATCTTTTTGGGAAATTACTGCGTTTAGTTCCTATCTCAGGTTATGACGGAGGTTTTGACGCACTGAAATTTGTTATTTTGCCAATTACAGTCGCTGTTCTTAGTGGTTTAGGGGCTGGTGGACGTTGGTATAGAACTTTATTTTTAGAAGAAATCAATAAAGATTATGTTAAAACAGCTAGAGCAAAAGGGTTATCTGAACAAAGAGTGATGTTCATTCATGTATTAAAAAATGCTATGTTACCTATTTTAACTGGGGTTGTTGTGCTTATTCCTTCCTTATTCATGGGGAGTCTAATTCTAGAGTCGTTTTTTGGTGTGCCTGGGTTAGGTAGTTATACGATTGATGCAATCCAGCAGCAGGATTTTGCTATAGTCAGGGCAATGGTTTTTTTAGGATCTATTCTTTACATTATTGGTCTGGTTCTAACAGACTTTTCTTATATGCTCGTAGATCCGCGTGTAAAGTTATCGTGA
- a CDS encoding ABC transporter permease — MTFEFLWTDKCFLTLLALSILVILLSLRKQPVRRSFSIILHRPIAVSAGIILLFFITIGVLDSIHLMPKNHQAETASTVLDNILAPIDQITEKTYSAPLALRQFVSETTLINGVVKQIYPPLIYSAKIKTEKERKKVIINTFIDALQCGIFVIFLSGFVLVTIRFSLRLKLFTLTSTSLSTLITLGVLTFFVVFGYELSRTFHVLGTGQIGQDIFYFTIKSIRTGLVIGFLTTLFMLPLALFLGIVAGYFGGLADDVIQYLYTTLSSIPGVLLITASVLSLQIYIANHPGQFATLAQSADARLLALCFILGVTSWTSLCRLLRAETLKLREIDFVLAARALGSNWFTIIRKHLLPNVMHIVVITLVLDFSFLVMAEALLSYVGAGVSPMTISWGNMINSARLELARNPVIWWPMFAAFLFMFLLVLAINLFADAVRDAFDPHQSHV, encoded by the coding sequence ATGACCTTTGAATTTTTATGGACAGATAAATGTTTCCTCACTTTATTAGCCTTAAGCATCCTGGTTATTTTATTGAGTTTGCGTAAGCAACCTGTGAGACGTTCTTTTTCCATTATTTTGCATCGACCAATTGCTGTGAGTGCGGGAATTATCCTTTTGTTTTTTATTACTATTGGTGTTTTAGACTCTATTCATTTGATGCCAAAGAACCACCAAGCGGAAACAGCAAGTACAGTTCTTGATAACATTTTAGCTCCTATTGATCAAATTACAGAAAAAACCTATTCAGCACCGTTGGCTTTAAGGCAGTTTGTCAGTGAAACGACTCTTATTAATGGCGTGGTCAAACAAATTTATCCGCCGCTTATTTATTCTGCCAAGATCAAAACTGAAAAGGAGAGAAAAAAAGTTATCATAAATACGTTCATTGATGCGTTGCAATGCGGTATTTTTGTGATTTTTTTGAGTGGATTTGTATTAGTTACCATCAGATTTAGTCTACGTTTAAAACTTTTTACTTTAACTTCTACGAGTTTAAGTACACTGATTACATTAGGAGTGCTTACTTTTTTTGTGGTATTTGGATATGAGTTATCACGAACATTTCATGTATTAGGTACAGGACAAATTGGACAAGATATATTTTATTTCACCATTAAAAGTATTCGTACTGGCTTGGTAATTGGCTTTTTAACCACATTATTTATGTTACCTTTAGCTTTATTTCTAGGAATAGTAGCAGGATATTTTGGTGGTTTGGCAGATGATGTGATTCAGTATCTTTATACTACTTTAAGTTCTATTCCAGGAGTTTTATTAATTACCGCATCAGTTTTATCATTACAGATATATATTGCCAACCATCCAGGGCAATTTGCTACTTTAGCCCAAAGCGCTGATGCGCGTTTATTAGCTCTTTGCTTCATTTTAGGAGTGACGAGTTGGACCAGTTTGTGTAGGCTTTTGCGCGCTGAAACCTTGAAATTACGTGAAATAGATTTTGTTTTGGCAGCGCGTGCTTTAGGCTCCAATTGGTTTACCATTATTCGTAAACATTTACTGCCTAATGTCATGCATATTGTCGTGATTACTTTAGTGTTAGATTTTAGCTTTTTAGTTATGGCTGAAGCATTACTGTCTTATGTAGGGGCAGGGGTTTCACCAATGACAATTAGTTGGGGAAACATGATTAACAGCGCACGTCTTGAGTTGGCACGTAATCCTGTTATTTGGTGGCCTATGTTTGCTGCCTTTCTTTTTATGTTTTTATTGGTGCTAGCGATTAACTTATTTGCCGATGCGGTGAGAGATGCATTTGATCCCCATCAATCTCATGTTTAA
- a CDS encoding ABC transporter substrate-binding protein codes for MLFNDLGCVYAWPGVLNNPYPQSESKKSIYYSSFSEQPKTLDPALSYSLNEYLFIAQVYEPLLEYDYLLRPYQLTPLTATQMPQLKYLDAQGNVLSAKSQVTPSYSVYTIHIKKGIYYQPHPAFAKDEKGDYRYHHLSKDYLDDEEIHQLSDFKYSGTRELIVDDYIYQIKRLANPAVSSPIYGLMNNYIVGFEKYGQTLPNTNHYIDLRRYPLTGIKKLDDYTFEVTLKGVYTQFLFWLAMSFFAPIPWEADLFYSQPGMADNNITLSWYPIGTGSFMLVENNPNRSMVLQKNPNFREIYYPSHGSARDKKLGYLDNAGKRLPLVEQVVFTLEKESIPRWNKFLQGYYDNSAIGSNSFDQAIHINRHGDAILTREMRKKHMHLTQTVQPSTYYMGFNMLDSVVGGFSERARKLRQAISIAVNYDEEIAIFFNGRGFAAQGPIPPGIFGYKEGKEGVNPYIYQWVNDEATRRPISDAKQLMIEAGYPGGIDPKTGNPLILHYDVTSSGGPGDKSLFDWMRKQFAKIGIDLNVRATLYNRFQEKMRTGETQIFSWGWVADYPDPENFLFQLYGGNGKVKFGGENAANYENPEFDRLFNLMKNRENDSQRQQLIDAMVNIVRHDAPWIWGINPEEFVLSQSWVSHVKPNAMTYGTLKYTAINVAKRNTLRQAWNQPIFWPLGLLFLLFLVLILPLVIAYHKKEKQPAKRI; via the coding sequence ATGCTTTTTAACGATCTAGGCTGTGTGTATGCATGGCCAGGGGTTTTAAATAATCCTTATCCCCAAAGTGAATCAAAAAAGAGTATTTATTACTCTTCTTTTTCGGAACAACCTAAAACATTAGATCCTGCTCTTTCTTATTCTTTAAATGAGTATCTTTTTATTGCTCAAGTTTATGAGCCACTCTTGGAATATGATTATCTATTAAGGCCTTATCAATTAACTCCATTAACAGCGACACAAATGCCACAACTAAAGTACTTGGATGCACAAGGAAATGTACTCTCTGCAAAAAGCCAGGTTACTCCGAGCTATAGTGTGTATACTATTCATATTAAAAAGGGAATTTATTATCAACCTCATCCTGCGTTTGCCAAAGATGAAAAAGGGGACTACCGTTACCATCATTTATCAAAAGATTATTTAGATGATGAAGAGATTCATCAGTTGTCAGATTTTAAATACAGTGGTACTCGAGAGTTAATTGTTGATGATTATATTTATCAAATTAAGCGTTTAGCTAATCCAGCAGTAAGTTCGCCAATTTATGGACTTATGAACAATTATATTGTTGGCTTTGAAAAATACGGACAGACACTTCCTAACACTAATCACTACATTGATTTACGTCGTTATCCCTTGACGGGGATTAAAAAACTCGATGATTATACGTTTGAGGTTACTTTAAAGGGGGTATATACCCAGTTTTTATTTTGGCTTGCCATGAGTTTTTTCGCACCTATACCTTGGGAGGCAGATCTTTTTTATTCTCAACCAGGAATGGCTGATAATAATATTACACTGAGTTGGTATCCAATCGGTACTGGTTCTTTCATGCTGGTGGAAAATAATCCTAATCGTAGCATGGTATTGCAAAAAAATCCCAATTTTAGGGAAATTTACTATCCCAGTCATGGTTCTGCAAGAGATAAGAAATTAGGGTATTTAGATAATGCAGGCAAGCGTCTCCCTTTAGTAGAACAAGTAGTTTTTACCTTGGAAAAAGAATCCATACCTCGTTGGAATAAGTTTTTGCAAGGTTATTATGATAATTCAGCAATTGGCTCGAACAGTTTTGATCAGGCTATCCATATTAATCGCCATGGAGATGCAATTCTAACTCGAGAGATGCGCAAAAAACATATGCATTTAACGCAAACGGTACAGCCTAGCACTTATTATATGGGTTTTAATATGCTCGATAGCGTTGTAGGCGGCTTTAGTGAACGCGCTCGTAAGTTAAGGCAAGCCATTTCTATTGCTGTAAACTATGATGAAGAAATCGCTATTTTTTTTAATGGACGGGGATTTGCTGCACAAGGCCCAATACCCCCAGGTATTTTTGGTTATAAAGAAGGCAAAGAAGGCGTTAATCCTTATATTTATCAATGGGTAAATGATGAAGCAACACGTAGGCCGATTAGTGATGCGAAACAGTTAATGATTGAGGCGGGTTATCCAGGAGGTATTGATCCAAAAACAGGCAATCCATTAATTCTTCATTATGATGTTACCTCCTCTGGGGGACCAGGGGATAAATCTTTATTTGATTGGATGCGTAAGCAATTTGCAAAAATTGGTATTGATTTGAATGTAAGGGCAACTCTATATAATCGTTTTCAAGAAAAAATGCGTACTGGGGAAACGCAGATATTTAGTTGGGGTTGGGTGGCCGATTATCCCGATCCAGAAAATTTTTTGTTTCAATTATATGGAGGCAATGGCAAGGTAAAATTTGGTGGTGAAAATGCTGCTAATTATGAAAATCCTGAGTTTGATCGTTTATTTAACTTAATGAAAAATCGAGAAAATGACTCACAAAGGCAGCAGCTAATTGATGCTATGGTGAATATTGTAAGACATGATGCTCCCTGGATCTGGGGCATTAATCCCGAAGAGTTTGTATTATCTCAAAGTTGGGTCTCTCATGTGAAGCCCAATGCCATGACTTATGGAACATTAAAATATACAGCGATTAATGTAGCAAAGCGAAATACATTGCGACAAGCTTGGAATCAGCCTATTTTTTGGCCTTTGGGTTTGTTATTTTTGCTTTTTTTGGTTTTGATTCTTCCTTTGGTGATTGCTTATCACAAGAAAGAAAAACAACCTGCAAAAAGGATTTAA